In the Glycine max cultivar Williams 82 chromosome 19, Glycine_max_v4.0, whole genome shotgun sequence genome, TAGGGTGTGTTTAATTTACTAAAAAGACAACACAAACAAAACAGTACTTGACAAATAGTTAAGTTATAGGATAACTTTTTTGTATTATACATTGTTTGGTGGTCGATGCACATTACAAGTAATTTTGTATTGTATCttatttgatgaatttatgtacgagacaaaataatataaatttttctataatataatttgtatagTGCAATGTTTGATTTGCActagtaaaagataaaaaaaataagattttgaaactttttaaattattttattatttaacataatttattatcatgCTTTactaacatttataatttattaatattgtgATGTATTTTAAAgcattattttaaacttattgttataaaaaaattacaatttattaattatgttgatatatttttaactatatCTTATAagtatcatattataaattaaaaaacaattcaaaataagttAATCATAtgttataactaaaaatatttcacaatcatacaatgttattaaaaatataaaatcttattaAGATGATTTTTGGTAATATGTAAATTCAAGCTTTCttgattattaaatattgaaGGAGAGGATGACGGCGTTAGAGGGGGAGTACAGTGCGGGGAGCGGATTGAGATGATGCCGTTTGAAAATCCTGGGTGAGGTTCACAGAGTCGAAGTTGTTAGTGGCACGACCAATGGTTTGAAGGAGTGTGGTGATGTGCTTGCctgagagggggggggggggggggagggcaCAAAAGTCGGACAAGGAGAGGAACTAGAGGAGGACATGGTAGAGAAGGAAGTCAGCGAGGACGGCCAGGGAGTGGTGATGGTGGGAGAAGTAGTCGTCGGAGGCAAGGTAGGCGTTGGGGACGATGAGAATGGAGAAAGGGGAGTAGTCCAAGAGATCGATGGCGAGGGGTGTGATGGAGACAAGGAGGGAGATGAATTGGGAGAGTTCTGACACAGAAAGGAGGACTATGAGGTTGTTAATATTTAGAGAGAGGGGTTTAGAGAAAAAGTCGcatatggaaaaagaaaaaaaaagtgtgagaTAATGAAAAGTTGGATAATAGagataatattgtatttttacttttgttagacACTCTACAAAAAGTTGTACAAATTTAGTgagttaagtattttttttaatccataattCTTTATTATGTATTGTTCctaagtcattttttaaattaaatgttggacaaatatttttatactattcaGTCCCATATTTTTTTAGCGCGAATCAAAAGCATCCttagataattattattaattttaccacatattttttttatgtagttgtGTTGGATTACCCaaatgcaaattttaattagatgtattaaaaaaaattcaactcaaACCAATATCCAATCCAACCAgcaaaaatgtaattaagttGGATGGATTCACGGGTTGAACACCAGCTTACCCAAAAGTATATATGACTTCACATTACAAATATTActatgcaatatatatatatatatatatatatatatatatatatatatatatatatatatatatataataacttttacacatgaacataaattaaatatattattaattaaaatatttaatcttaattattattcaaatattttaaataaaaatatttgaactataattataattttaaagaacttatataattagattaaaattttaagaaaagtaattgtaaaaataaaatataattttgtataatttagtaaaaaaattatacgtaCATGTAGCACAAAATTAActgtaaatcaaaataattgagCCAAGCACTTTACTATTGTTGGAATGCATTTTTGTTGCCTAAAACGTGATTTTTGTGTCAACCAAATAGGATTTGCTTGATGATTCCCTAGTAAAAATAGCTGGAGtctaaatttaaaactttttttatatacaagaattcttttgaatttttttctgttttttaattttatcttcataATATGAGGGTGAGAAGTGGACAAAGGTAGTGTCAGAAATTAAAGTTTGATCTTTcttaagagaaagaaaaggttAAAAAGGGTAAACTGGTAGGGGCATTTGGGTCAATTCAAAAGGAACTGTCATTCAAGGCTACAGGGTCAAGAAACAGAATCATGTTATTCCCTCATTTTTACCCCTTCAAACTTTTTCCTGTCTCCATCGAAACCTACTGTCCAACCTTTCTTTCCTATTTCCTCCAAAGCCCTAGTCCCCTCCtccttcctctctctctctctctctctcctaccTAACATACAGCACTGCACAAACACAAGGAAGAATATTAATACGACCATTAACAAGCGACGATGAAAATTTGAGCTTGCTCCACCCTTTTAAGGAAAAAACCCAATCCCTTATCAATCTCAGAAATCAAAGctactatataaaatataaaataaaaaaacaccaacGCTGCCACACACAGCTACCCTGGCTTGTGAGCTTTATAGTATTGCTCAACAAATACTTACAACTTTGCTGAATAGAGCAAACCACGAAGGGGCCACTCACTCTCCCATCAATCTCATCACATTCTCAACATCAATAAATCTTCTTTTGCTTCACCATTTACAGGTACATGTGTGTGTTACAATATTTCTCTCTcccataacataaaataaaataaaataaaaaaccatcaAGTCTGTGAGACCAATCAACAATTAATCAGACTTTGTTTCCTTcccttcttctttcttatttttaatttgttttcatttacaGTAACttctaaaaggaaaaaacattaaaaaagaaattattcaaACAAAAGGACATTTGCTGAACTGTTATCCAAACTATAAGTATAGTAATTCTTTATCTCAATTAACCTTCATCTCTCTCACACACTCCTCTCACTAGCTCTGGTCACTGTCTTAGGAACCCTAGAACAGCAACCCAGATAAACTATTCCAAGACACACACCACAGAAAGAGAGAATCAAAACAATTAAGCCTTGGATCTGCATAGCAAAGGCAAGCACAAGGGTCATGGATTCAAATATTCAAGACTTTATAGACACATGTAACTCTGACAACACCTGCAATCTCATCACCAATAGCACCACCACCAACTTAACCGCAGCTAGTGCTGCCTCTTCCTCTCCTGCTTCCACCTCCATCACCAGCAGCAGCCGCTACGAGAACCAGAAGCGCCGTGACTGGAACACCTTCGGTCAATACCTCAAGAACCACCgtccccctctctccctctccagGTGCAGCGGTGCACACGTCCTTGAATTTCTAAGGTACACACCCTCTGAATTAGTCTTGCACATCATGcacctcttctctctctctttcttatgTTTTTGGTAAAAGACACATGTATCTTCTACGAGAGTCAATCCTGCTTGAACCAGTTATAAGATATAGTATCTGTGGACGACaaagttttctttttgataCTTAGAAGGAGAGTTTTGTTATCTGTGTCTGTCTGACTCGAGCAAGATTGTTTTCTTTTCAACATACATACATGCGTTCTTTGTTATGTAGGTATGAATTTTTTTGGTTATGTGTGAGTAGGTACCTGGATCAATTTGGGAAGACCAAAGTGCACACACCGATCTGCCCCTTTTACGGGCACCCGAACCCTCCGGCGCCATGTCCATGTCCTCTTAGGCAAGCTTGGGGGAGCCTTGACGCACTCATAGGGCGTTTGCGTGCAGCTTTTGAGGAGAATGGAGGGAAGCCTGAGGCAAACCCTTTTGGAGCACGAGCTGTGAGACTCTACCTTCGTGAGGTTCGTGATCTGCAGTCCAAAGCCAGAGGAATTAGctatgagaagaagaaaaggaagcgTCCACCACCTCAGCAACAACCCATGCCAATACCCCATCACCCTCTTCCTCCTCCAGGTGCAAGTGCAACTCATTAGAGGAATTAATTCTCACACTCCATGCCAATTTCTACCCCCCCTCTCTCTCAATCTATCTTTTCCCGTCAAAACTCGAAAAACCTTCGTCTCCAAGTGGGATCTCTTCTTTTAATCCCAATATGCTTTTAGAGTTATGATCTAATTTAGTATCATAATATTTAgggtttttttctttgttaattttttccttttgttggtGAAAGCTGCTATATCTCTGGTCCATATAGACTGTTTGTCTTTGGATCCTGTTTGGTCAGGGAGAagcaaaagtttaaaattaaattctggGATATCATGCAATATCTCTGCTTTAAAAGCAGACAGTGCGGTACTGGTAGTAGACTGATAGTGCGTGGGAAGTACTGAAAAGTGGAAGTGAGACTGTGAGAGAGTGAATGGATATACATGGAAGTCATGATCCTTGTGATGAGGAAACCTAAAGTATGGTATTATCATTCATAGTGTTCTATATATATGTACTTTTCCTTTTCGTTATGTCAAGCTTAGACTTGTTGCGGTTTAATTATGTGCCTTACCTTAATTTTATCGTACTGGCTtttgggatatatatatatatatatataattttaattttctgtttttgaagGATGTTAAATTTTACCATAATTAATACCAAATTCATTCCTAAATAAAAGATTGTTTTTGAACTAAGAAACTACAGGTAACAAGTCACTTCCATACACGGTGATGTTAGATAACAACTTCGGATATTGattatcatcattattttcTCATCTAGAAATGAGTAGTACTCTTTCTcagtttcctttttttcctcACAGTTGTCACTTATGTGCTTTACTGTCTGCCCCAAAtgtattttgtgtgaaaaacaATGATAGTGCCTCTAAAGCTTAATCATAACAACTTGTGTATATATGTTTCAAACTGACAAGTTTTATTCTCTCTGATCAATTTCGACTAACGGCTGACTGTTAAGTAGATCATTTTGATTGATGATATTTATTCATATTATCTGGTTGTATTGCTGTCATTCAAATGAAGTGAAATTATATAAGCCAAGGAAAATTAATGACCAAacctttattattaattagctTATTATATTGTTTATGGTCCTAATTAACTAAGATCTTATATATGCTTTTGATCTCGTGTACTaccttatatataaaatatagatgCAGACTAATAATTAACCAAAATCTCCTCGTAGATCATGATGCATGTTATTAATTcacatgttttcatttgaattagGTTATGTCTGCCAAATGGTTGGCGccgatgaaaaaaaaaatgcctgCCAAATGTCAAAATGAGAGCTAGGCTCTTTAATCTGCACTTGCTTGAAAAGAAgaacttcaaaaataaattaaaaatcttgaATGATAATACATGATATGGTGGcaattaagtattttttctCCGTAGTAGGATGTAGCACAGAAAGCCAAATTATGCAAACTTGTCTTAATAAGAGTGAAGAGACTACAAATAGgtcagcaaaaaagaaaagccaAAAGTTACTTtggtaatttatatattttaaaaggaataattattttgttgacgagaaaatattttttatgtacaaaaatgaaaaaaaagcaaATAGATGAGGAGAATAATTGAGAGAAATGCATAATGAGTCTATAAactagtttattttatatttaatatttaatagtaaatcatttttaaatatttatcaaaaaaaattctacaaCTTATTCAAAACCAAACGCtcatcagtaaaaaaaattcataatcaaTTTGGCCGACAAATCTGCCTGTAAAATTTGGGGTCATCCATTCCCTTTGTATTATGTTATTATTGTGGCTCAAAAGGAAGGAATTTCCCAATCCCTCTGATCATGAAGAGGCGCCTATTGTATCTCCATTTGCCAAAGTGAAACCCAATAAGAAGACATTGGATATATGCTGGAAAGATAAGCTAAGCTTCTTATTTTCCCTTTTGAAGTGATTCTAGTGGGGCATATGAGACTACCACTTCAAGACATAGAGGATCTATTCTTTTCTCTAATGATTTAGGTATAAAATTCATAAGTACTTTAGAATGTATATGAGGGCCATACGATTAAAGCATTATATAGCTTTATGatggcattttttttaaaaataatcagtgCTTAATGCAGTTAACATCGTACTAACTTAAGTAgacatttgatattttattattactttttgtaGTGTAAAGGATTttgaatgttaaaatattttcatgataCAATACTAAAGTATAAAGAAGAATACAATTTGAGTATTTACCAATTGGTAAATCATTAACTACATCGTATTATTCTAttctttaagaataaaaaaagggaGAAGATTTGAGTTTGGAACGGAAGAGATTTAAAACGCAGTAATATTAGTAGCTCTGGAATATCgggattgaaaaataaattaaattttcttcttttgttggcataaaagaaaaatattttttgtaataaagaAAAGGGGAGACAAAGGTCATCTAGCAACAAGTTCAATTTTCCGGCGGTTAGAGTATGTTGGgaagaaaagatgaaaataataatggagaaaaattttatactttttagtgaaatttatattttttatattttactttaattaaaaaaaatcttatatttttatcctcTAAATCAAACACGCCATTAATTTTCAACTTCAATTCCTTTTGTTCTTAATtaattgtctatttttttataattattatgctATAAGTATAAAGTATAACTTATATAATTAACACagtaatataatatttcattaagTTAACATATAGGAGAATAATCTTTATTTGGTGAGAGAATCatctctgtaaaaaaaaaattagatcacGACAATCATATTCtacaaacataattaattaatctctaGTTCAATAGATTGGAAAATATTCaagtatttattgattttatcaataattaatatttgtaaaaaaaatataacaaaaatcctttagaaaaatattttctttaattatttttttttcattcacaacAGTTTTAATATGAAACCGTATTTATAAATTGTCTATTTAAGATCGATAGTAAGGATTACACAAATAACTAAAACAGATGGGGAAATGctttttaaggaattaaaattgagaaaataatttttggacaaacatttaacaatttaatattccaataataaaaaatataaatattattagattacattttttaaggtattagtaaattacattattactccatttatattaaaaataatttttaaataagaatatgAAACTTCATTAACtgatttcaaataataatatttttttatttttatatttttttgtcgtGCCAATGAATATTCTAAAAGTAATAGtttctttttgaagagttatcaatagaaatttttgttaaaaatataatagagaTGTATTGATGACATTAAATCTTAtacttttcataaaaaaaattcatttttaatactTCAATTAATGTGTTTAGGGTCCTAATgaaaatttacattattttttacaaactatgttcataaaaatataaagaacacTCTAGCTAACTCATAAGGAAATAATCAGATTAGTCAAATCCTAGTAGCTAgagtttaataaaataaagaggtCTGAGAAAcatctaatttaatttataacaataaacTAATACTAACTTTCCAATTAACTTTAATCACCACAGCTATAAAATCGAAAGGTTTATTAAttcctaaataaaataattttcgtTATGATAAAAAGAGTCACAAGGACCCAACCAACTGCTATCCACAACTTTTGCCataaattttttgtctttttcttttattttcaaaacacagCCCACGATGTTGAAGATATGCTCTAAACTACTTGTAGGAAAAACTGCATAATATATATCCTAATTAAGCATTAGACCAAATACTATGCAATTCTACAGTTTAGCAGCAAGACTGGTTATAAAGAGATGAGATCATATTCCCTTTGATTAAGTTCTGGCTGATAAGAATTTTGTCCCAAAAAATGTTCCATGCAAATGCTATTAACTATTAAGTGTGTAGAGCGGTATGCATGCATTTGTATATGTGCGCGCGTGCACAGATGATGTGggtgttaaaaaaatcattaaatctttaaaaagaAAGTGTATACAAATTACGTAATATagatatgtaatttttattaccATATGGAAAAATATGCAGCGTAACGGTTTAATTATAGGTAACTTTTACTATGCTTTTCAGTATTTATACTTACTTGCATGGaaagtttttattataaaaattaaatgagtgatagacaaatttttaaaatccttTGATGGAAAGGTTTGATGGGCAAAATTGTACATGAACATGTACAATATAATTAGctgcatctattttttttttttcgactAACAGTTAAAGTgagtttgatttaattgtagTGTATCATTGATATCATATTCTTATTGCCCtttaccatatatatatatatatatatatatatattcttattgcCCGACATAAAATTTTCAAGGGACCTACCCTTACGCAATAAATGTACAATTAAACCCTACGAATCTTTTCGAATGACATGGGACTTGAAACTATGAATATGATCTTAACTTAAGCTTTGTTATTCATAAATCTTGAATAAAATCATTGACCAAAATCAGAGAGGGATTGGTATTTCCCTCTTACCCATTGAGTTGGGATTTGTCAATAAGCTAAAAACTGGTATTGTTGTGTGCTCtacgttgataaaaaaaaaaaaaaaaagatgtgttGTGTGgccataaaagaaataattgcgTAGAAGCAGTACACatatatgatcatttgaatgGTAGTCACTGATAAAGTGAATTGCACGTATGTTCAATCGGAACTGTACGtagaacctctttttttttttttctgacaaAATGGGGCGTTGCCGTTAGATAATATCTTAATTACCTGACcactttctctaaaaaaaaatagtgtacaGTTGCAcagttgatttttgtttttcggcatatAATGtgaatttaatcaatcaaactgtaaagttaattgtgattatatatccttttattattattattattattattattattattattattattattattattattattattggtacTTGTCATtcaattattagtattttttcaGACAACCTAATTTCTTGATCACGATTACCTCTACAAAGCTGATGCGCGTGCATTGAGTAAATCCAGAAATTCGATGCTCATTCAGCCATTTActtctcatcatcatcatcatctcatatatatatatatatatatatatatatatatatatatatatttgatctgCATTTGTATTAGGATATATTGgaataagatttaaaaaaatagtataaaaaatcaggtgatttttaaaagattttgtgtgaatggaatgatttttaaaagaattttatgatttgaattttataatttagattttaatcgatttaaaaaatataaatttataagatttttaaaaggattttatgaatttataatattttagagcacttcataaatttttaaaaaccatTGAAAAGTATAAgagtctataaaaaaataattgataatatgtAAATTCTTTATTCACTCGTAAAAATCTAATGAAACTTCAATAATTTTTCCATGAAAAATAAACAAGTGAGTCAAGTGATCCTTTTTTGGCATCCTATTCCATTCAACTATTAAACATAGTAAATTCTATTTGATTAACAATTCAAACTAGTAAATTAAAGGCAAAACAAAATATAGTACTAGTTATCAAAGTAAAAAAGAGTATCCAAAAGTTATGAAAAAAGACATGCTTAAGGACAGATGCACCATGAAAAATAGAAGGTTTTAGTTGAGTCTTGATTTTGTATAATAAACATTTCCATGAACAAAACTTATTGTAACTTGaaattcatcaaaattcatactaaaaaagaatttattgaaatttttatattttgtaatatcaaaagattttttttaagttctaaaaaatcttaattgaatatcattgaattttgttgtattctttaaaaaatcctactaatcctaattaaatattacaagacttatttatgttatttaaaaatattaattaaatacttaaaaaattataaaaaaattaaaatccatCAAAATCCAAATTCAATATACCCCCAAAACCTCAAGTCCCCAACCAAATTTGTGACTAGCTGCAACACTATTTTACAACAAGGCCTTGTTTGAGACACCATTGCCGGATTCTATATTGAGATCAAGCTACAGTAGTCAGtagtaattattaatattagtttTCTACAAGCTGCCAAACCAATTAAAATAAAGCCGAAAAAAATTAGGGCTATTGTTTAGTCGGAGTTGAGTTTGGAGGGTAGAGGTGAAGAGTGGTGAGAATATAATGGAAAATGTTATTTCCGATGACAGAAAGATTACTGGTCATCTCTATCATGAATAAACTACAACATCTACATTGCATAGAAGGTGGCCATATTGCTGCACAACTCTGAAACCACGGTACGGGAGAAGGGTTTTTAATTCATCTAACGGtgacaaaagtaaaaaatcaaaatcatccaCCCTAAATTGACCTGATTTTGAatggtttaaaaaattataatcttagaaagtaaaaaaaaaaaaattataatcttagAAAGTAAAGTGAAAGCTTAATaaagtttcatcaaatttatgttttaattgatGTTTTATAACATTTATCTAAGATAAATTCAATGTTTGGATTATTAAATTTAGAGCAATgatattaatacatatatagtaGGCATACACAGAAATCTCTTGTCTCATGATGTGAGAACAAGGATGGGATGAAAAGTTGGTTGGTATGGTGGTTGGCTGGAGTTATTCAGGTACGCCATCGTGTGGATAGTACTTGTTTTCTAAAAGTTTAAGATCACCGAGAGTAAAGTTGAATATATTATGCATATTGCATATTTCTAGACCTCACATTCTCTCGTATTATCATGATATGGTAGAGTTAAAGTAGCCgtgcaaaatataattataatcaaataataaaagttaacaaaaataaattgatatgtgTATATTCTATTgttaagatttaaatatatttttattttataaatttatcattttttttagttcttttgtgttttaattaaaaaaaaataagattactgTTATATGGATCACTTGATAAGTAGTTCACTATGAACTACTAATGgtgatttttatattgatttggtGTTGTGGTGTTCTTTCTTTCCGATCATTATCATCCAAGAATATCATTTGTCATTGTCGGAGACGATTTTTTGTGACAGCacattgaagatttttttttcttttatttccttaGTTCCTCCTTTCTCCAATGAGTGAAACCCTCCTCCTCTAACCTATCATTAGAGAAGTCATCGCTTGCTGCTATCGAAGTTGATTTCCGGTGATGATccttcctctttttttctttcttcgttCCCTTTCTCCTTCTCAAACGATGGAGAGCAACCACGAGATTTCAATCTCTGACGAACCCTAATCTAACTCCATATTATCTACATCAATGGAAAATCAGTCTATGGGGACCATGCTTGTGTGCGGGGACACGACCAAGATCTATTTTGAAGGAGTAAGAGTCTTCTCTGTTCGCATTAAAGACCTTCAATGGTCCCCATACGTTGAATTTGAAAGCTCTCCTCCCTTTAGCTCATAACCATGGTTGTGGATCACTAACGAATAGGAGGGAGGAtcctaatttttttccaaagcCAATTTGATGTAGGTTGAAATCCAAGAACTAAAACCCTAATTTAATGTTGACTTTGACTCGTTTCTTAGTTTCACCTATTCCTCCCACCTCTTGGCCGAACAACTCCTCATCTCATCGTCAcccattctctttcatttttttctctcgtATAAACTCAAGGCTTTACTGCTAGCTCTACATCACTCCTCATCCACAACACACAAGTTCTTCCATCTTACACCATTTGTCAAGTGTTTGGTAggcttcaacattttttttctctcttcctctcctcTTATGCACCATTGTTCCCCACTTTtctcatcattttcttttgcttttctcttctcttttggGGCCAAGAAGATTTAGTATTTGTGATTGAGTCACAGGAAACATTTTGGCGGTAGCTTTCAAGTTAATTCTTTACATTTTGTTATTcgttttcaatatatttatgaataattaGATAACTTGCCCTAAacccttttcattttcatatttatctaCTGCTAGGGATGTTTTTATTGTGTTTCAAAATATGTTCGATATTGGTGATTTCTAAACATATGAAATAATGCTAATGTTCGCAAATATGTTAATAttgatgcaaaaaaaaaaaatcttcttggTAAGTATATTGCATGATAATATTAGCTATTGTTTTAATTAG is a window encoding:
- the LOC100527164 gene encoding uncharacterized protein LOC100527164; this encodes MDSNIQDFIDTCNSDNTCNLITNSTTTNLTAASAASSSPASTSITSSSRYENQKRRDWNTFGQYLKNHRPPLSLSRCSGAHVLEFLRYLDQFGKTKVHTPICPFYGHPNPPAPCPCPLRQAWGSLDALIGRLRAAFEENGGKPEANPFGARAVRLYLREVRDLQSKARGISYEKKKRKRPPPQQQPMPIPHHPLPPPGASATH